The Phaeodactylum tricornutum CCAP 1055/1 chromosome 8, whole genome shotgun sequence genome has a window encoding:
- a CDS encoding predicted protein, with amino-acid sequence MIAVQKAAASANASRLVSPTAQVACNVYVSVGGMPSHAPLLLDLLRQTQEHCAHLVAISADSGPPSTRSAAVVHAYADPVYNRSSFHLAGTAPHVASLASKLAADAIQSIRQASDGLSSSSDVHTESVSHPNVGLVDHVAVMPITGRDETSKHAATTATSTTPSGLAARMIGDRLSALNVQVFYYGTAHPQAIPLAIVRKEQTSFFHSGGLSLDHGKGGKRCSHPVVEVAMVGAPPEFVENYNIRLTRHCTLAMARSLTRRVRERDGGLAGVEALTLPYSEGRWERPQTIFKQL; translated from the exons ATGATTGCCGTACAAAAGGCGGCAGCTTCGGCGAATGCTTCCCGCCTTGTTTCTCCCACCGCACAAGTCGCCTGCAACGTCTACGTTTCCGTCGGAGGCATGCCCAGTCACGCCCCTCTCCTTTTGGATCTACTGCGCCAAACTCAGGAGCACTGTGCACACTTAGTCGCGATCAGCGCGGACTCCGGCCCTCCGTCAACCAGGTCGGCGGCAGTGGTGCACGCGTACGCAGATCCAGTCTACAATCGATCGTCATTTCATTTGGCGGGAACGGCACCGCACGTGGCATCCCTAGCGTCGAAACTCGCCGCAGACGCCATCCAAAGCATACGGCAAGCGTCCGATGGTTTATCTTCTTCTAGCGATGTCCACACGGAATCTGTATCTCACCCGAACGTAGGTCTGGTTGATCACGTTGCCGTCATGCCAATCACCGGTCGCGACGAAACTTCAAAGCAtgctgcaacaacagcaacgagtACGACGCCGAGCGGTTTGGCAGCGCGAATGATTGGCGATCGGCTGTCTGCACTGAATGTTCAAGTGTTTTACTACGGAACGGCGCATCCACAGGCAATTCCGTTAGCCATTGTCCGGAAAGAACAAACCTCTTTCTTTCACTCGGGTGGCTTATCGCTGGACCATGGAAAAGGGGGCAAACGTTGTAGTCATCCGGTGGTGGAGGTAGCGATGGTCGGCGCCCCACCTGAGTTTGTGGAAAATTACAATATTCGGTTGACCAGGCATTGTACATTGGCGATGGCACGGTCATTGACGCGACGGGTACGGGAGCGTGACGGAGGCCTGGCGGGGGTCGAGGCCCTTACTTTACCCTACTCCGAGGGCCGGTGGGAG CGTCCGCAAACGATATTCAAACAGTTGTAG
- a CDS encoding predicted protein, with amino-acid sequence MSSTKNAYHDPTLPTTSISRVVPYKRKVPGRSARRRRKKLLDIQRAVSAINDSQTGSHCPIDKPSVIPQDRSRVWPAVVEKRNEFGWNNDDENLLIAQLGYLPGNAIRVTCRRTHSEELTGSPHEESSTGNDDPVVVQLYPIVLREEYSGGKSDGRKFKGRKRQKLQPLDDDQQGTSGTPMDGIVLEPFPTMYWLVNPLLRAQISKLEVEGYGANFQQRLAENSDELARMKRAHDAYGKERLDLLTAPDRQLIQSRRWESAFAIDRGVAGIRNFGSVKCLHAHTAHYLSGNSDNLIGQWVMEAIASKAEVGTNGVAALKANEESES; translated from the coding sequence ATGTCATCTACCAAAAACGCATATCACGATCCTACATTGCCGACAACTAGTATCAGTAGAGTGGTACCGTACAAGCGCAAGGTTCCAGGACGTTCCGCACGGAGACGCCGGAAAAAGCTCTTGGATATACAGAGAGCCGTAAGCGCAATTAATGATTCACAAACAGGTTCACACTGTCCGATAGACAAGCCCTCGGTCATACCGCAAGATCGGTCTAGAGTGTGGCCGGCGGTGGTCGAAAAAAGGAACGAGTTTGGATGgaacaacgacgacgaaaatctTCTAATCGCGCAACTGGGCTACCTTCCCGGCAACGCGATCCGTGTCACTTGTCGCAGAACTCATTCGGAAGAACTTACCGGATCTCCGCACGAAGAAAGCAGTACCGGAAATGACGATCCCGTGGTTGTTCAGCTGTATCCAATCGTCCTCCGGGAGGAGTATTCTGGAGGAAAGTCGGACGGCCGAAAATTCAAAGGCAGAAAGCGGCAAAAACTACAACCACTGGATGATGACCAACAGGGGACCAGCGGAACGCCAATGGACGGAATTGTCCTGGAGCCGTTCCCTACCATGTACTGGTTAGTGAATCCACTGTTGCGAGCGCAAATATCCAAGCTGGAAGTGGAAGGCTATGGAGCAAATTTTCAGCAACGTCTCGCGGAGAATTCGGACGAATTGGCAAGAATGAAACGAGCCCACGATGCCTACGGTAAAGAGAGGTTGGATCTGCTGACGGCTCCGGATCGGCAACTTATTCAATCTCGTCGATGGGAGAGCGCGTTCGCGATTGACCGCGGGGTTGCCGGAATACGCAATTTTGGCAGCGTCAAGTGTCTGCACGCACACACCGCGCATTACCTCAGTGGTAATAGCGACAACTTGATTGGTCAGTGGGTCATGGAAGCCATTGCTTCTAAAGCTGAAGTGGGCACAAACGGCGTGGCAGCTTTGAAAGCGAATGAAGAATCGGAATCATAG
- a CDS encoding predicted protein, whose product MFIVTISSRLRRQQVKLCQISILIVTQMRYHQNPLIPLQLYAFLLGCRDFCVLGFLEKNGPFSLLVGGVQRADQRAHRATPGHLSLVDSDAPRHSPFLRQQGPYLAVITDQYSCDSDDQLEQALTCLNQAVSTKMVDVVSVRIQKRDAFDRNQERRVLMLAKQLVSWSIDYTFSVVLSSDWKHLLATSGAHGVHAKELNRDCIVEVRSQYPSALIGTSCHSVESAMEAYHTYRADYIFVGTCYLSDSHPEKETADLEGPELPGIIRQKLHDRAAMDLDSNIAVPKVLAIGGIDATNCHIPVQTHGADGVAAIKSVLQAADPYGTVQAIKTSMSRPL is encoded by the coding sequence ATGTTCATTGTCACAATTAGTAGTCGATTACGTAGGCAACAGGTCAAGCTCTGCCAGATTTCCATTCTGATTGTCACCCAGATGAGATACCACCAAAACCCACTAATTCCTCTTCAACTCTATGCATTCCTGTTGGGGTGTCGAGACTTTTGCGTATTAGGGTTTCTCGAAAAGAATGGTCCGTTTTCACTGCTGGTGGGTGGTGTCCAACGTGCGGATCAGCGAGCACATCGTGCGACCCCGGGTCATCTATCTCTGGTCGATTCTGACGCGCCAAGACACAGCCCATTTCTCCGCCAACAGGGTCCATATTTGGCCGTGATAACCGATCAATATTCGTGTGACAGCGACGACCAGCTTGAACAGGCCCTCACTTGTCTAAACCAAGCAGTCTCGACCAAGATGGTAGACGTCGTCTCCGTACGTATCCAAAAACGGGACGCGTTCGACCGCAATCAGGAGCGCCGGGTACTCATGTTGGCGAAGCAACTGGTTTCCTGGTCAATTGACTATACGTTTAGTGTAGTACTGTCGAGTGACTGGAAGCACTTGCTAGCGACGTCGGGGGCTCATGGTGTTCACGCCAAGGAATTGAACCGCGATTGCATCGTCGAGGTCCGCAGCCAATATCCCAGCGCTTTGATTGGAACTTCGTGCCACAGCGTCGAATCCGCAATGGAAGCCTATCATACCTATCGAGCTGACTATATATTTGTCGGTACGTGCTACCTGTCGGATTCACATCCGGAAAAGGAGACGGCTGATTTGGAAGGTCCCGAGTTACCGGGTATTATCCGGCAAAAACTCCATGATCGCGCAGCGATGGATTTAGACTCGAACATTGCCGTGCCCAAAGTGCTGGCAATTGGTGGGATTGATGCCACCAATTGCCATATTCCGGTCCAAACGCACGGAGCTGATGGCGTGGCTGCAATCAAGTCAGTTTTGCAAGCTGCCGATCCGTACGGTACCGTTCAGGCTATCAAGACAAGCATGAGTCGGCCATTATAA
- a CDS encoding predicted protein: protein METSHSGYENRESYQERQAIGNESDVSVVAKLVLLRLSPILRKLLDLLKTLEELDRPRSLQITQDGFAHHEQFLFLLQNQIEVLKHLRRGLELLKEDFSPSQISTSLLIIFDFASLPLLLILRSDRHSWVLQTNDDSARIRQSATWTRLRGAAFTLTVLIGLVRAPDVKDDSTSRLSVSKALVCIEACAMAIPSGQEIVGLQSDSTQSTGLDRGEDCLQALFECMKVLVGGKGHEDTGLKHAISESLEGALMARVTDSCIACCGNSSRTIGISEDREWSDFVRTGCLEVLRTWIEVIDIPEPWQRLFPGLFSGIVRTLLSSLRKGQTSDLTVRLFKLLGELLTRCLPGMDHQQPFEATSAPDWQALVKLAQRTKDPSLVVSSKINHECEFRVQCRKRIASPLAALIQMTCVVRSRFAVHSDPELAAAAGDVLNVYLKKQSATPLRESFWVYRTISLMEELQVMAQSRREIELQAKARLANGYLSWIGKSKATANRLRASLSVSETVNHRTQIFGPKEIATLVDGWLGKLFQLCAKRVKRKESLMSREHSDWLHEWIGVVLLATRLVDGAFRMSENDSKNIKRKRLLSKLSTSVLPVLTSTPLWDLPTATLKATAYTNDAGSKAIAVALRGNIAMSCSLLQMVASLFHLLSKDGREIIPLALYPLLEKIGFRQAFQVHDTAVFTLHTAASTCEYFDVNEMLQDNMETVLGATMGRLRLAQTSLATGIEQDTVLQVVASTTALLRIASCSRREKVESPEMPSRNGYSILSFMEELVLRLLQFFDRASSLLRFDESATLVFVDLFEAALLQLNAWYGTNMDVSGNGEDVIDSGCETWMNALKPFEKIEKFLPNENGIHLPSEETLARAPLLKDKLPDVPLQAFVSIKDTDFASSILSRCAYLLAHPCLAVQIRSCTIVSKGFSFLGWVSRHASYSEEEPNGARTAILRQIASLWPVVAARLKVTSADLNNRSSNASSLLLVSKTESVNSSDHKLGEKRIFLSELLELTATMTVSTDDFMASRFRENAWPCIVSVLEKLIKLSPESSSRRSIGKQIECQAHLIPLPESERILIKAALGCLSRVFGHGPNRSVLIDLGQSCATIVFPLLESYDPDFVELTVDVVKALLRIDCDTIWRSLWDMTGRPIPDCPLNRNKRSLAVAQNLETATPLAVKASELLDYIESLPEQSLI, encoded by the exons ATGGAAACGAGTCATTCGGGGTATGAGAATAGGGAGAGTTACCAAGAGCGACAGGCAATTGGCAACGAAAGCGATGTGAGCGTTGTTGCTAAATTGGTGCTGCTCCGCCTCAGTCCAATACTCCGCAAGCTGTTGGACCTTTTGAAGACTCTAGAGGAACTGGATCGTCCTAGATCGCTTCAAATAACGCAAGACGGGTTTGCGCACCATGAACAGTTTCTTTTTTTGCTGCAAAATCAGATCGAAGTCTTGAAGCACTTGCGACGAGGGCTGGAGCTTTTAAAAGAGGACTTTTCGCCTAGTCAGATTTCAACAAGTCTACTGATCATATTCGATTTTGCCAGTTTACCATTACTATTGATACTACGGAGCGATCGGCATAGCTGGGTATTGCAAACTAATGACGATTCTGCTCGCATACGACAGAGCGCCACATGGACACGTTTACGGGGAGCAGCGTTTACCTTGACAGTTTTGATTGGACTGGTCCGAGCTCCAGACGTAAAAGATGATTCAACTAGCCGATTGTCCGTCTCCAAAGCTCTAGTGTGCATCGAAGCTTGCGCTATGGCCATTCCTTCGGGACAGGAAATAGTAGGTTTGCAGAGCGATTCGACACAGTCCACTGGTTTAGATAGGGGCGAAGACTGCCTCCAAGCCCTATTTGAATGTATGAAAGTCTTGGTAGGGGGGAAGGGACATGAAGATACGGGGCTAAAACACGCTATATCTGAATCGCTGGAAGGGGCACTGATGGCTCGAGTAACAGATTCCTGTATTGCATGTTGTGGCAATTCAAGCCGAACAATAGGAATATCTGAGGATCGAGAATGGTCAGACTTTGTACGAACAGGCTGTCTCGAAGTACTTCGAACCTGGATCGAGGTGATTGATATTCCTGAGCCATGGCAACGTCTCTTTCCAGGGCTTTTCTCTGGCATAGTTCGAACTCTTCTGTCGAGCTTGCGCAAAGGACAGACATCAGATCTAACTGTTCGGCTATTTAAACTTTTGGGAGAGCTCTTGACCCGATGTCTACCGGGTATGGACCACCAACAGCCTTTTGAGGCTACTAGTGCTCCGGATTGGCAAGCACTGGTGAAGCTTGCTCAGCGCACAAAAGACCCGTCTCTTGTAGTGTCTTCAAAAATAAACCACGAGTGTGAATTTCGGGTCCAGTGCCGCAAGCGAATAGCAAGTCCATTGGCAGCGTTAATTCAAATGACATGTGTGGTCCGATCCCGTTTTGCCGTAC ACTCAGATCCTGAGCTTGCCGCTGCGGCCGGTGACGTATTAAATGTGTATTTGAAAAAACAGTCTGCAACGCCACTACGGGAGTCTTTCTGGGTCTACCGTACAATTTCCTTGATGGAAGAACTGCAGGTTATGGCCCAGAGTCGTCGCGAAATTGAACTACAAGCCAAGGCCCGTCTAGCAAACGGCTATCTTTCGTGGATTGGAAAATCTAAAGCAACGGCAAATCGTCTACGTGCCTCTCTCTCTGTTTCTGAAACA GTCAACCATCGCACGCAGATCTTCG GTCCGAAGGAAATTGCCACACTGGTGGATGGCTGGCTGGGGAAACTATTTCAGCTATGTGCCAAGCGAGTTAAACGAAAAGAGTCATTGATGAGTAGGGAACATTCGGATTGGCTTCACGAATGGATTGGAGTGGTGTTGCTTGCGACTCGCTTAGTTGACGGCGCTTTCAGAATGTCTGAGAATGATTCGAAAAACATCAAACGGAAACGGCTACTGTCGAAACTATCGACCTCGGTTCTACCAGTCTTGACTTCAACGCCATTATGGGACCTTCCAACGGCCACATTAAAAGCGACAGCATATACAAACGACGCAGGCTCGAAAGCGATTGCAGTTGCTCTCCGCGGGAACATTGCAATGTCCTGTAGCCTTCTCCAAATGGTTGCTTCGCTCTTCCATCTTCTCAGCAAGGATGGGCGAGAGATAATACCTCTCGCTTTGTATCCGTTGCTCGAAAAAATAGGATTTCGACAGGCTTTTCAAGTGCATGACACCGCTGTCTTCACTTTACATACGGCGGCCTCGACCTGCGAATACTTTGATGTCAATGAAATGCTTCAAGACAATATGGAGACCGTTCTGGGAGCAACAATGGGAAGGCTGCGTCTTGCTCAGACTTCTTTAGCCACAGGTATTGAACAGGATACTGTTTTACAAGTGGTGGCGTCGACCACAGCTCTGCTTCGGATCGCATCTTGTTCTCGTCGAGAAAAAGTGGAGAGCCCAGAAATGCCATCCCGCAATGGCTACTCAATCTTGTCCTTTATGGAAGAGCTTGTTCTCCGACTCCTGCAATTCTTCGATCGTGCCTCCTCCTTGCTCCGATTTGATGAGTCGGCAACCTTGGTCTTTGTCGATCTATTTGAAGCTGCTTTACTGCAACTTAATGCTTGGTACGGCACCAATATGGATGTGTCTGGGAATGGCGAGGATGTCATTGATTCTGGGTGTGAGACGTGGATGAATGCATTGAAGCCATTTGAAAAAATCGAAAAATTCCTGCCTAATGAGAACGGGATTCACCTTCCCTCTGAGGAAACATTAGCTCGAGCACCTTTGCTGAAGGATAAACTGCCTGATGTTCCGTTGCAAGCATTTGTTTCGATCAAAGATACCGATTTCGCGTCAAGTATTTTATCGCGCTGTGCATATCTGCTTGCTCATCCTTGCCTAGCGGTTCAGATTAGAAGTTGCACCATTGTCTCGAAGGGGTTTAGTTTTCTCGGCTGGGTATCTCGACATGCTTCGTATTCAGAGGAAGAGCCGAATGGCGCCCGAACTgcaattcttcgtcagaTTGCATCGCTTTGGCCGGTAGTAGCTGCTCGGTTGAAAGTGACGTCGGCAGACCTCAACAACCGTTCGAGCAATGCTTCATCTTTGCTACTAGTCTCCAAGACGGAATCCGTGAACTCGTCAGATCACAAGCTTGGCGAAAAGAGGATCTTTCTTAGCGAGCTACTTGAGCTAACTGCTACAATGACGGTATCAACAGACGACTTCATGGCCTCCCGCTTTCGCGAAAACGCTTGGCCCTGTATTGTCAGTGTTTTGGAGAAACTGATCAAGCTTTCGCCGGAGTCGTCGAGCCGGCGTTCGATAGGAAAACAAATCGAATGTCAGGCTCATCTTATTCCTTTACCCGAGAGTGAGCGAATTTTGATTAAGGCCGCCCTTGGCTGCCTTTCTCGGGTTTTCGGGCACGGTCCAAATCGTAGTGTATTGATTGATCTGGGACAATCGTGCGCGACAATCGTATTTCCTTTGTTGGAGTCGTATGATCCCGACTTTGTCGAGCTTACTGTCGACGTTGTGAAAGCGTTACTCCGAATTGATTGCGATACCATCTGGCGGTCCTTGTGGGATATGACCGGCCGGCCTATTCCCGATTGTCCGCTGAACCGGAACAAACGATCGCTGGCGGTAGCCCAGAATCTCGAAACGGCGACTCCTTTGGCCGTGAAGGCGAGTGAACTGCTAGATTATATCGAATCGCTGCCGGAACAATCGTTAATCTAA
- a CDS encoding predicted protein — MRGLFRALVVSSRLLQSDDGIDPSVPNNGDSEPQPSTEDQENARDAYEFVAFLLWYIFLVLCCVVPTCCAYRRRRIVEQRIALQQANMSRLQQSNLFILSNMHARRDGEQLQAERLRLLTQELKSTTMRNDLKEKSTGETSSTSAAPWDKSSIQSVTAAEEAAPASVAAIRPEITDAASSHDALAYELEEAEDALVLHLPSNLINGNRDVPGFCAICLCGYEVEEEVSWSPQAACQHAFHRDCILSWLSKKEEPQCPVCRQEFCSVPAMEEAPTSSNSTNAFTHPFSYPESFSNALARSRMGTSSASNDRSASPNDNNGFILSSLWAPPPAIIPARTELTAMRQSESSRQNATTRNSAAPRVPDASLAGSEMSSTVERDVETGDATARSTTSADVHV, encoded by the exons ATGAGAGGTCTCTTTCGTGCTCTGGTAGTGTCATCCCGTCTGCTGCAAAGTGATGACGGGATTGACCCATCTGTACCAAACAACGGCGACAGCGAGCCACAGCCATCAACAGAAGACCAAGAAAATGCACGTGATGCCTACGAGTTCGTCGCTTTTCTGCTCTGGTACATATTCCTAGTTCTTTGTTGTGTAGTTCCCACTTGCTGCGCGTATCGTCGACGGCGTATCGTGGAACAGCGCATCGCTCTACAGCAGGCCAATATGTCTCGGTTACAGCAGAGTAATTTGTTTATCTTGTCTAACATGCACGCCCGGCGTGACGGGGAACAATTGCAAGCCGAACGATTGCGGCTGTTGACGCAGGAATTGAAGAGCACAACAATG CGAAACGATTTGAAAGAAAAATCTACGGGTGAGACATCTTCAACTTCGGCAGCTCCATGGGATAAATCGTCTATCCAGTCAGTTACGGCGGCAGAGGAGGCTGCTCCTGCGTCCGTTGCAGCAATACGACCAGAAATTACCGATGCTGCTTCCTCCCATGATGCGCTCGCGTACGAATTAGAAGAAGCAGAAGATGCGTTAGTTCTGCACCTCCCGTCGAATCTGATCAATGGTAATCGTGATGTACCAGGATTCTGCGCGATTTGCCTATGCGGTTACGAGGTTGAGGAAGAAGTGTCGTGGTCTCCGCAGGCGGCTTGTCAACACGCCTTCCATCGGGATTGTATATTGTCTTGGTTGAGCAAAAAGGAGGAACCACAATGTCCCGTCTGTCGTCAAGAGTTCTGCAGTGTGCCAGCCATGGAAGAAGCTCCGACCAGCAGCAATAGCACGAATGCGTTTACCCACCCTTTTTCATATCCGGAATCCTTCTCGAATGCTTTAGCGCGATCCCGGATGGGGACGTCCAGCGCGAGCAACGATCGTTCTGCCTCGCCAAACGATAACAACGGTTTTATCCTTAGCTCTTTATGGGCGCCACCACCGGCAATCATTCCGGCTAGAACCGAACTCACGGCGATGCGGCAGTCAGAATCGAGCCGACAGAACGCAACTACAAGGAATTCTGCTGCACCTCGAGTGCCGGATGCCTCGTTGGCTGGGAGCGAAATGTCTTCGACGGTTGAGCGCGATGTGGAAACTGGAGACGCAACAGCTCGTTCCACTACCTCAGCAGATGTACACGTATAG